The Nanoarchaeota archaeon nucleotide sequence CGGAAAAGTTTAATAAAGAAGAGCATATGGTTGAAGAATTCAATAAAAATGTTGCAGAATGATGCGACAATTGACGAAGTTTCTATTTTCTGATGCAGAAAATTTTTATAGCCGCATCAACATTGTAATTGTATGAGCCTAAAAGAGATAATGCACAAACCCACATTTGTCGATAAAGACATGACAATAAGAGAAGTCGCGAAAATCATGGCAAAAAAATCAATAGGCTCTGTTCTTGTAGGGAGCGCAAAAAATGTTCTCGGAATTTTTTCAGAAAGGGATATGCTTGTAAAGGTTGTCGCAAAAGAGATAGTCTGCAGCAAAGCAAAGGTCGGAGATTATATGACGTCGCCCATAAAAACTGTTAACGTAAATATGTCTGTTTTTGACGCGCAGAATGTAATGAT carries:
- a CDS encoding CBS domain-containing protein; the protein is MSLKEIMHKPTFVDKDMTIREVAKIMAKKSIGSVLVGSAKNVLGIFSERDMLVKVVAKEIVCSKAKVGDYMTSPIKTVNVNMSVFDAQNVMIENHIRRVPIKDNGEVIGIVSARNIMENLKYEYLKKRYDSDSSARELYSTFW